The following are encoded together in the Thermothelomyces thermophilus ATCC 42464 chromosome 3, complete sequence genome:
- a CDS encoding MAP kinase-like protein (Similar to mkkA [Aspergillus nidulans]) encodes MAAPQNQSSDSPAAMPSHPALGIPQHNTSSQVPTMPAAPPLLRPAIPGSRPGRAGPRLGLAIPPSPNAKPVSNPGAPAQRPALPTLHLATPMGSNVVPQEQTQPLKPSLSLQSASGGSESSAAHSRSGSFGPLDGRASNPTSAGSQFSALSFASQFGIGRQTGDPVSAVGSLYSNASESMDMDRDGSLHGLESFDEATLEKARTADVEDLDDDGWRIVSMEKRIIELGNLGEGAGGAVTKCKLRGGNTVFALKVITTNPDPDAKRQIIRELGFNKGCASQHICRYYGAFVDPATATISIAMEFCEGGSLDSIYKEVKKLGGRTGEKVLGKIAEGVLHGLTYLHSKKIIHRDIKPSNILLCRNGDVKLCDFGVSGEFGTKGDASTFIGTSYYMAPERITGQSYTITSDVWSTGITLLEVAQHRFPFPADGTEMQPRATPLDLLTYIVKHPTPKLKDEPEANIYWSSNFKYFIDCCLEKEPARRASPWRMLEHPWMVEMAAKRVNMRRYLAQVWGWDENEPQASQKA; translated from the exons ATGGCCGCTCCTCAGAACCAGAGCAGCGACAGCCCTGCAGCCATG CCGTCGCATCCTGCCCTCGGAATCCCACAACACAACACGTCCTCCCAAGTTCCCACCATGCCGGCTGCACCACCTCTCCTCCGACCCGCCATCCCCGGCTCGCGCCCGGGCAGGGCGGGGCCCCGTCTGGGGCTCGCCATCCCTCCGTCTCCAAACGCAAAGCCGGTCAGCAACCCAGGCGCGCCCGCGCAGCGTCCGGCCCTACCCACCCTGCACCTCGCGACCCCCATGGGCAGCAACGTGGTGCCACAAGAACAGACACAGCCACTCAAGCCCTCGCTGAGCCTACAGAGCGcgagcggcggcagcgagaGCAGTGCCGCCCACAGCAGGAGCGGGAGCTTTGGGCCGCTCGACGGCCGCGCGAGCAATCCCACAAGTGCCGGCTCCCAGTTTAGCGCGCTCTCTTTCGCGAGTCAATTCGGGATAGGAAGACAGACCGGTGACCCCGTGTCGGCTGTCGGATCGCTATATTCCAATGCCAGCGAGAGCATGGACATGGATCGGGACGGCAGCCTGCATGGCCTGGAAAGCTTCGACGAGGCCACCCTCGAGAAGGCGAGGACGGCTGATGTGGAGGATCTCGACGACGATGGTTGGCGAATCGTGAGCATGGAGAAGCGGATTATCGAGCTCGGGAACCTAGGCGAGGGCGCTGGCGGTGCCGTGACAAAATGCAAGTTGAGGGGCGGCAACACCGTGTTTGCTCTCAAG GTCATAACCACGAACCCTGACCCCGATGCCAAGAGGCAGATTATTCGCGAGTTGGGGTTCAATAAGGGGTGTGCCTCGCAACACATCTGCCGTTACTACGGCGCCTTCGTCGACCCTGCGACAGCCACCATCTCCATCGCCATGGAGTTCTGCGAGGGCGGGTCGCTCGACAGCATCTACAAGGAAGTGAAGAAGCTCGGCGGTCGCACCGGCGAGAAAGTCCTGGGCAAGATCGCTGAAGGTGTACTCCACGGCTTGACGTACCTGCACTCCAAGAAGATCATCCACCGCGACATCAAGCCGAGCAACATCCTGCTTTGCCGCAATGGGGATGTGAAGCTCTGCGACTTTGGCGTGTCGGGCGAGTTCGGCACCAAGGGAGATGCCAGCACCTTCATCGGTACCAGCTACTACATGGCACCGGAGCGCATCACGGGCCAGTCGTACACCATCACGTCCGACGTCTGGTCCACCGGCATCACCCTCCTCGAGGTTGCCCAGCATCGCTTCCCGTTCCCGGCCGATGGTACGGAGATGCAGCCTCGCGCCACTCCTCTCGACCTGTTGACCTACATCGTCAAACATCCGACTCCCAAGCTCAAGGACGAACCCGAGGCCAACATTTACTGGAGTAGCAACTTCAAGTATTTCATCGATTGCTG CCTTGAGAAGGAGCCGGCTCGCCGGGCCAGCCCGTGGCGAATGCTGGAGCACCCCTGGATGGTGGAAATGGCCGCGAAACGCGTCAACATGCGCCGTTATCTGGCCCAAGTGTGGGGATGGGACGAGAATGAACCACAGGCTTCACAAAAGGCATAG